From the genome of Leptolyngbya subtilissima AS-A7, one region includes:
- a CDS encoding NAD(P)H-dependent oxidoreductase: MKVLIVLAHPESKSFNGAMFQTAIDTFKDSGHDVQYSDLHTMKFDPASDRRNFTSVKDPDYFKQQLEEMYAIEVGGFIPEIEAEIQKLEWCDLMIWQFPLWWFSVPAILKGWVDRVFVMGRVYGNGHIYETGRFRGKQAMLSLTTGSTEEDYLAGGFNGDIHAILRPIQRGMLQFVGFDVLAPQIVYAPVRQTDAVRQRILNDFSQRLRTIERELPIAVGQY, translated from the coding sequence ATGAAAGTTTTGATTGTTCTTGCACACCCAGAGTCGAAAAGCTTTAACGGAGCAATGTTTCAGACAGCAATTGATACGTTCAAAGACTCTGGGCATGATGTTCAATATTCAGATCTTCATACCATGAAATTTGACCCTGCATCCGATCGCCGCAACTTTACGTCTGTCAAAGATCCTGACTACTTTAAGCAGCAACTTGAAGAGATGTATGCAATTGAAGTTGGAGGATTCATTCCAGAAATTGAAGCTGAGATCCAAAAACTGGAATGGTGCGATCTGATGATTTGGCAATTCCCTTTGTGGTGGTTCAGTGTCCCTGCAATTTTGAAGGGGTGGGTCGATCGCGTCTTTGTTATGGGTCGTGTTTACGGTAATGGACATATTTATGAAACGGGCAGATTTCGAGGTAAGCAAGCGATGCTCTCGTTGACCACAGGTAGCACAGAAGAGGACTATCTTGCAGGCGGTTTTAACGGTGATATCCATGCTATTCTGCGCCCAATTCAGCGAGGGATGCTGCAATTCGTTGGTTTTGACGTTCTTGCTCCGCAGATTGTTTATGCCCCCGTTCGCCAAACAGATGCAGTTCGTCAACGTATCTTGAATGATTTTTCGCAACGATTGCGAACCATTGAACGTGAGTTGCCGATCGCCGTAGGTCAATATTGA
- a CDS encoding SDR family oxidoreductase, which produces MMLKGKVALVTGGTSGIGRATAIAYAQQQAKVVVVGRRMDEGEETVRLIKEAGGEAIFVQADVTKEADVKVMVDKAVGVFGRLDIAFNNAGMGNENPSLIEQTEAEYDRTMNVNVKGVWLSMKYEIAQMLKQGRGAIVNMASVVGVVALPNILLYTASKHAVVGLTKAAALQYAKAGIRINVVAPGAIQTDMFEAVTDEAKAYLAGLHPIGRVGTPLEVANAVLFLSSDLASFIIGETLMIDGGYAAQ; this is translated from the coding sequence ATGATGCTGAAAGGCAAGGTTGCTTTAGTGACGGGAGGGACATCGGGAATTGGCAGAGCAACGGCGATCGCTTACGCCCAACAACAAGCAAAGGTGGTGGTGGTGGGTCGTCGAATGGATGAAGGTGAAGAAACGGTTCGATTGATCAAGGAGGCTGGCGGAGAGGCGATTTTTGTGCAAGCAGATGTTACGAAAGAAGCCGATGTTAAAGTAATGGTTGATAAAGCGGTTGGCGTTTTTGGTCGGTTAGATATTGCCTTTAATAATGCAGGAATGGGCAACGAAAATCCCTCATTGATTGAGCAAACAGAAGCGGAATATGACCGCACTATGAACGTCAATGTCAAAGGCGTTTGGTTGTCGATGAAATATGAAATTGCTCAGATGTTGAAACAGGGAAGGGGTGCGATCGTCAATATGGCATCTGTGGTTGGAGTCGTTGCACTGCCTAACATACTCCTCTATACCGCGAGCAAACATGCGGTAGTAGGCTTAACCAAAGCTGCTGCGCTCCAATATGCCAAAGCGGGTATTCGTATTAATGTCGTTGCACCAGGGGCAATCCAAACAGATATGTTTGAAGCAGTCACAGATGAAGCTAAAGCTTATTTGGCAGGGCTTCACCCGATCGGACGAGTTGGAACACCGCTTGAAGTTGCTAATGCAGTCCTGTTTTTATCATCTGACTTAGCATCGTTCATAATAGGTGAAACGTTAATGATTGATGGTGGCTATGCAGCGCAGTAG